The following proteins are encoded in a genomic region of Chryseobacterium cucumeris:
- the ftsH gene encoding ATP-dependent zinc metalloprotease FtsH — MNNKGFNWFFPIAIVALLLFFGSNFLGGDAAKSIDEDGFFREMQAGKVQNIIIYKDIEKADVFLTKEAKSAMVSKAGKENNPLSAFEMAPKADFSVKYGDLQLFLQKFEQVKASNPVIKTTKDYGTGKSALMDILIPALVWISILGLFYFLLFRKMGGGGGPGGQIFSIGKSKAKLFDEKERIQVTFKDVAGLEGAKEEVQEVVDFLKNSEKYTKLGGKIPKGVLLVGPPGTGKTLLAKAVAGEAKVPFFSLSGSDFVEMFVGVGASRVRDLFAQAKAKSPAIIFIDEIDAIGRARGKNNFSGGNDERENTLNQLLTEMDGFGTDTNVIVMAATNRADILDKALMRAGRFDRSIYVDLPELHERRQIFDVHLKKIKLDDNVDREFLAKQTPGFSGADIANVCNEAALIAARNNHTSVTKQDFLDAVDRIIGGLEKKNKAIKPSEKRRVAYHEAGHATISWLVEHASPLLKVTIVPRGRSLGAAWYLPEERQLTTTEQMLDEMCATLGGRAAEQVIFNNISTGALSDLETVTKRAQAMVTIYGLSPNIGNISYYDSSGQSEYNFGKPYSEETATKIDAEIKSIIENQYERAVRILDENKDKLDALASKLLEKEVIFREDLEEIFGKRAWDPELTEKPVTNTIPEKDQPIVEETPQIKEKEEESEIQAPESPTQL; from the coding sequence ATGAATAATAAAGGATTCAACTGGTTCTTTCCTATTGCAATCGTAGCTCTTTTGCTATTCTTTGGCTCCAATTTCCTTGGAGGTGATGCAGCAAAATCTATTGATGAAGATGGTTTCTTTAGAGAAATGCAGGCGGGCAAAGTCCAGAATATAATTATATACAAAGACATAGAGAAAGCTGATGTTTTCCTAACAAAAGAAGCAAAATCGGCAATGGTTTCCAAAGCCGGAAAAGAAAACAACCCCCTTTCTGCCTTCGAAATGGCTCCAAAAGCAGATTTTTCTGTGAAATACGGAGATCTTCAACTTTTCCTTCAGAAATTTGAACAGGTCAAAGCCAGCAATCCGGTTATTAAAACAACCAAAGATTACGGTACAGGGAAGAGCGCATTAATGGATATCTTAATCCCTGCGCTGGTTTGGATTTCAATTTTAGGATTATTCTACTTCCTTCTTTTCAGAAAGATGGGTGGAGGCGGAGGTCCTGGCGGACAAATTTTCTCTATCGGAAAATCCAAAGCGAAACTTTTCGACGAAAAAGAAAGAATTCAGGTGACATTTAAAGATGTTGCAGGATTGGAAGGAGCAAAAGAAGAAGTTCAGGAAGTAGTAGACTTCTTGAAAAACTCCGAGAAATATACAAAACTGGGAGGTAAAATTCCTAAAGGAGTTCTTTTAGTAGGGCCTCCGGGAACTGGTAAAACCCTATTGGCGAAAGCTGTTGCAGGGGAAGCTAAAGTTCCGTTTTTCTCACTTTCAGGTTCCGATTTCGTTGAAATGTTTGTGGGAGTAGGAGCTTCCAGAGTAAGAGACCTTTTTGCTCAGGCTAAAGCAAAATCTCCGGCCATTATCTTCATTGATGAGATTGATGCTATCGGACGTGCCAGAGGGAAAAATAATTTCTCCGGCGGAAACGACGAAAGAGAAAATACCTTGAACCAGCTTCTTACTGAAATGGATGGTTTCGGAACAGATACCAACGTTATCGTAATGGCAGCAACCAACAGAGCGGATATCCTTGATAAAGCTTTGATGAGAGCAGGACGTTTTGACCGTTCTATCTATGTAGACCTTCCGGAACTTCACGAAAGAAGACAGATCTTTGATGTTCACTTGAAAAAGATCAAACTTGATGATAATGTAGACAGAGAGTTTCTTGCCAAACAAACACCTGGTTTCAGTGGGGCAGATATTGCCAACGTTTGTAACGAAGCAGCACTTATCGCAGCAAGAAATAATCATACTTCAGTAACAAAACAGGATTTCCTTGATGCTGTAGACAGAATCATCGGCGGTCTTGAAAAGAAAAATAAGGCAATCAAACCTTCTGAAAAAAGAAGAGTTGCTTACCATGAAGCAGGACACGCTACGATCTCATGGTTGGTAGAACACGCATCTCCACTTTTAAAAGTGACGATCGTTCCTAGAGGACGTTCACTGGGAGCAGCATGGTACCTTCCTGAAGAAAGACAGCTTACCACTACTGAACAGATGCTGGACGAAATGTGTGCAACATTGGGAGGTAGAGCAGCAGAGCAGGTGATCTTCAATAATATTTCTACAGGAGCACTTTCTGATCTGGAAACCGTAACAAAGAGAGCTCAGGCAATGGTTACAATCTACGGATTAAGCCCGAATATCGGTAATATTTCTTACTATGACAGCTCAGGCCAGTCTGAATACAATTTCGGAAAGCCTTATTCTGAAGAAACCGCTACAAAAATTGATGCAGAGATCAAATCAATCATCGAAAATCAATATGAGAGAGCGGTAAGAATTCTTGACGAGAATAAAGATAAGCTTGACGCTTTAGCAAGTAAATTGCTTGAAAAAGAAGTGATCTTCCGTGAAGACCTTGAAGAGATTTTCGGAAAAAGAGCATGGGATCCTGAATTGACAGAGAAACCTGTAACCAATACTATTCCTGAAAAAGATCAGCCCATTGTAGAGGAAACACCTCAGATCAAAGAGAAAGAAGAAGAAAGCGAAATACAGGCTCCCGAAAGCCCGACACAGCTTTAA
- a CDS encoding DUF4296 domain-containing protein, giving the protein MKKLIFIFVLLSLFSCGDYIDKPKNLVDKGLMAEIIADLAINDQAIFIYPDKNMEAGTRAVLKSYKVKPDDFVDSFKYYVIKEEMDGIANDAQEILLKKDPKADKYVKDKLKQNGAVMPVVR; this is encoded by the coding sequence ATGAAAAAGTTAATCTTTATTTTCGTTTTGCTGAGCCTGTTTTCGTGTGGCGATTATATTGATAAGCCCAAAAATCTGGTCGATAAAGGTTTGATGGCTGAAATCATTGCCGATCTTGCCATCAACGATCAGGCTATCTTTATCTATCCTGACAAAAATATGGAAGCAGGGACAAGGGCTGTTTTGAAATCATATAAGGTAAAACCGGATGATTTTGTAGACAGTTTCAAATACTATGTAATTAAAGAAGAAATGGACGGGATCGCTAATGATGCACAGGAAATATTGCTGAAAAAAGATCCCAAAGCAGATAAATATGTGAAGGATAAGCTGAAACAGAATGGTGCTGTAATGCCTGTAGTAAGGTAA
- a CDS encoding biotin--[acetyl-CoA-carboxylase] ligase: protein MSQLFYLKECSSTNDEISKFLLYGDSNFIGLHTFNQTKGRGQYGNIWTQTAGKNLAYTLAVNTQNILCSDFMFNYYTAMVIRDFLAILSDSEVKIKWPNDIILKGKKIVGILIEKKKINQNNYFIIGAGINILQENFDEISNAGSLLTQTGIQFDLEELALNLHEYLCEKLKNIPSDQEVLDGFNKKLFRKDQISVFEIEKERQNGIIRRADEKGELWIELEDGMHSFYHKEVKLLY from the coding sequence ATGAGCCAACTCTTTTACCTGAAAGAATGTTCTTCTACTAATGACGAAATATCAAAGTTTTTACTTTACGGAGATTCAAATTTTATAGGGCTTCATACTTTTAATCAAACTAAAGGCCGTGGTCAGTATGGAAATATCTGGACTCAGACCGCCGGAAAAAATCTGGCTTATACGCTGGCAGTGAATACTCAGAACATCCTGTGCTCCGACTTTATGTTCAATTATTATACCGCAATGGTGATCCGGGATTTCCTTGCCATATTGTCTGACTCTGAGGTAAAAATCAAATGGCCGAATGATATCATCCTTAAAGGTAAAAAAATCGTTGGAATTTTAATAGAAAAGAAAAAAATTAATCAAAATAATTATTTCATCATAGGAGCCGGAATCAACATTCTGCAGGAAAATTTTGATGAAATATCCAATGCAGGATCACTTCTGACGCAGACAGGAATCCAATTTGACCTGGAAGAACTAGCCTTAAACCTTCATGAATATTTGTGTGAAAAGCTTAAAAACATACCTTCAGATCAGGAAGTCCTGGATGGATTTAATAAAAAACTTTTCAGAAAAGATCAGATATCGGTCTTTGAAATTGAAAAAGAGCGACAAAATGGCATTATCCGGCGTGCAGACGAAAAGGGTGAACTCTGGATCGAACTGGAAGACGGAATGCATTCCTTTTATCACAAAGAAGTAAAACTCCTTTACTGA
- a CDS encoding uroporphyrinogen-III synthase: MRIKSILVSQPAPSESSPYLDIAKKEKIKIDFRPFIHVEGVDNKELRTQKIDLTQYTGIIFTSKNAIDHYFRLAEELRFAVPDTMRYICQSEAIANYLQKHIVYRKRKISFGEKNFSDLLPLFKKFPTEKYLLPSSDVLSPDIVKTMDASNVDWTRAIMYRTVCSDLTDINVKDYDMLIFFSPQGIKSLQQNFPDFKQDETKIGVFGNTTLAAAEEAGLKVDLMAPTKETPSMTMALEKYIKALHK, from the coding sequence ATGAGAATAAAGTCTATATTGGTTTCTCAACCAGCGCCTAGTGAGTCTTCTCCATATCTGGATATAGCGAAGAAGGAAAAAATAAAGATTGATTTCCGTCCATTTATCCACGTCGAAGGGGTTGACAATAAAGAGCTCAGAACACAGAAAATAGATCTGACGCAGTATACCGGTATTATTTTTACCAGTAAAAATGCGATTGACCATTACTTCAGGCTAGCAGAGGAATTGCGTTTTGCCGTTCCGGATACGATGAGATACATCTGCCAGTCGGAAGCAATTGCCAACTATCTTCAAAAGCATATCGTGTACAGAAAAAGAAAAATCAGCTTTGGGGAGAAGAACTTCTCGGACCTGCTTCCTCTTTTCAAAAAATTCCCGACTGAAAAATATCTGCTGCCATCTTCAGATGTTTTGAGCCCGGATATTGTAAAAACCATGGATGCATCTAATGTAGACTGGACAAGAGCAATTATGTACCGTACCGTATGCAGCGACCTTACAGATATCAATGTCAAAGATTATGACATGCTGATTTTCTTCAGTCCGCAGGGAATAAAATCGCTACAACAAAATTTCCCTGACTTCAAGCAGGATGAAACAAAGATCGGAGTTTTTGGAAACACGACTTTGGCAGCTGCAGAAGAAGCAGGATTAAAAGTAGATTTAATGGCACCTACGAAGGAAACTCCTTCTATGACAATGGCCCTTGAAAAGTATATTAAAGCACTTCACAAATAG
- a CDS encoding DUF4271 domain-containing protein — MPSSQHFINHVRIPENNDWVIFILVGCIFLYVFMMNVIERDASLRDFLLQKYFDASNNLPSWIITSCVTTLTLSVLISQYVPVVPKYIADLQLLGYQLNKLGYTLLAVLLFYVIKSTLGFLFYQSIGDGKKWTIFYFTSTKFYFILSFLLIILCVAHYYFPIDRNKMFLYYFCFFAFVFIFKVFFYLFHKNKILPEKWYYKFLYICTLQIAPLLLLWKLLFF; from the coding sequence TTGCCATCATCACAACACTTCATCAATCACGTAAGAATACCTGAAAATAATGATTGGGTAATCTTTATCCTTGTGGGTTGTATTTTTTTATACGTTTTTATGATGAACGTCATAGAAAGAGATGCCAGCCTCAGAGATTTTCTGCTTCAGAAATATTTTGATGCCAGCAATAATCTTCCCAGCTGGATCATCACCTCCTGTGTGACCACACTTACTCTGTCTGTATTAATTTCACAGTATGTACCTGTAGTACCGAAATATATTGCAGATCTTCAGCTTTTGGGATATCAGCTTAATAAATTGGGTTATACTTTGCTGGCAGTGCTGCTTTTTTATGTAATAAAATCAACATTAGGCTTTTTATTTTACCAAAGTATAGGGGATGGAAAAAAATGGACTATTTTTTATTTTACCTCCACAAAGTTTTATTTCATTCTTTCATTTTTGCTAATAATTCTTTGTGTAGCCCATTATTACTTCCCGATAGACAGAAATAAAATGTTTTTATATTATTTCTGCTTCTTCGCTTTTGTATTCATTTTCAAAGTTTTTTTCTATTTATTTCACAAGAACAAGATTCTTCCTGAAAAATGGTATTATAAATTTTTGTATATTTGCACCCTCCAAATCGCACCATTATTATTGCTTTGGAAGTTGTTATTTTTTTAA
- a CDS encoding phosphatidate cytidylyltransferase: MDKNLIQRTVSGIVYVAIIILCSTPLGAQLLNSIAPGLAKQQYLYHGLMSLLLIVGTWECVKIMKFGNGYEKWVVYPLVIFIFYMFSKRYFNHDFFFDFRLSEILALALIGIAVVTLFKYPNELYFDSGKLIFTVIYVALPFSFALGLPKFSSYNENFSLEVLFLFILIWSSDTFAYLVGKFFGKHKMAPKISPKKTWEGYAGGVVLTLVLSYFIEHYQPELRGNWMIVGFLVAAFAPLGDLVESQLKRNFGVKDSGNIIPGHGGVLDRLDSFIICVPVVYLYFILEKFI, translated from the coding sequence TTGGACAAAAATCTCATTCAAAGAACCGTATCAGGTATCGTTTATGTAGCCATCATTATTCTTTGTTCTACTCCGTTGGGAGCGCAGCTGCTGAACAGTATTGCACCTGGTCTTGCCAAACAGCAGTATCTGTATCACGGTTTAATGAGTCTTCTGCTGATTGTAGGAACCTGGGAATGTGTTAAAATTATGAAGTTTGGAAACGGCTATGAAAAATGGGTCGTATATCCATTGGTCATTTTTATTTTCTACATGTTTTCCAAAAGGTATTTTAATCACGATTTCTTTTTTGATTTCAGACTTAGTGAAATATTAGCACTCGCCTTGATTGGAATAGCTGTAGTAACCTTATTCAAATATCCTAACGAATTATACTTTGACAGCGGAAAACTTATTTTTACCGTTATTTATGTGGCTCTCCCGTTCAGTTTTGCATTAGGACTGCCCAAATTCTCCAGTTATAATGAAAACTTCTCTCTGGAAGTTCTTTTCCTGTTTATCCTTATCTGGAGTAGTGATACTTTTGCCTATCTGGTAGGAAAATTCTTTGGAAAACATAAAATGGCTCCTAAGATTTCGCCTAAAAAAACATGGGAAGGTTATGCCGGAGGTGTTGTTTTAACATTGGTGTTGTCTTATTTTATTGAACACTATCAGCCCGAGCTGAGAGGAAACTGGATGATCGTAGGATTTCTGGTGGCAGCCTTTGCGCCATTAGGAGACCTGGTAGAAAGTCAATTGAAGAGAAACTTCGGTGTAAAGGATAGTGGAAACATCATTCCGGGACATGGAGGAGTTTTAGACAGGCTGGATAGTTTTATTATCTGCGTTCCTGTCGTATATTTGTACTTTATTTTAGAAAAATTTATTTAA
- the tgt gene encoding tRNA guanosine(34) transglycosylase Tgt: MKFFNIEKTSEGKARAGEITTDHGKIQTPIFMPVGTVASVKTVHQRELKEDIKAQIILGNTYHLYLRPGMETMQDAGGLHKFMNWDLPILTDSGGFQVFSLASNRKMTEEGARFKSHIDGSYHMFSPERSMEIQRQIGADIFMAFDECTPYPCDYNQAKSSMELTHRWLKRCIDWTNDNPELYGHKQRLFPIVQGSTYSDLRKISAEVISEAGAEGNAIGGLSVGEPEEEMYRITDEVTDILPKEKPRYLMGVGTPWNILESIGLGIDMMDCVMPTRNARNAMLFTWQGVMNLKNEKWKRDFSPLDEFGTSFVDREYSKAYLRHLFVSKEYLAKQIASIHNLAFYLDLVKVAREHIIAGDFYEWKNAVVPVLRQRL, from the coding sequence ATGAAATTTTTTAATATAGAAAAGACCTCTGAAGGAAAAGCAAGAGCAGGGGAAATTACCACAGATCACGGGAAGATTCAAACTCCTATTTTTATGCCTGTGGGAACTGTAGCAAGTGTGAAAACAGTTCATCAGAGAGAATTAAAAGAAGACATTAAAGCTCAGATTATTCTGGGAAATACTTATCACCTTTACCTTCGTCCGGGCATGGAAACGATGCAGGATGCAGGTGGTTTGCACAAATTCATGAACTGGGATCTTCCTATCCTTACTGATTCTGGAGGTTTTCAGGTATTTTCATTGGCAAGCAACAGAAAGATGACAGAAGAAGGTGCGAGATTCAAATCTCACATCGACGGAAGTTACCACATGTTCTCTCCGGAAAGATCAATGGAAATTCAAAGACAGATCGGAGCCGATATTTTCATGGCTTTTGATGAATGTACACCTTACCCTTGCGATTATAATCAGGCAAAATCATCGATGGAGCTTACCCACCGCTGGCTGAAAAGATGTATTGACTGGACGAATGATAATCCTGAATTATACGGACATAAGCAAAGGCTTTTCCCGATTGTTCAGGGATCTACCTATTCTGATCTTAGAAAAATCTCTGCAGAAGTGATTTCCGAAGCAGGGGCAGAAGGGAACGCGATCGGAGGACTTTCGGTAGGAGAGCCTGAAGAAGAAATGTACAGAATCACTGACGAAGTGACAGATATCCTTCCAAAAGAGAAACCAAGATACCTGATGGGAGTAGGAACTCCGTGGAATATCCTTGAATCGATCGGGCTGGGAATTGATATGATGGATTGTGTGATGCCAACGAGAAATGCAAGAAATGCAATGCTTTTCACATGGCAAGGGGTAATGAACCTTAAAAATGAAAAATGGAAACGCGATTTTTCGCCTTTGGATGAATTTGGAACCAGTTTTGTAGATCGTGAATATTCAAAAGCGTATCTTCGCCACCTGTTTGTATCTAAAGAATATCTGGCAAAACAGATTGCTTCGATTCATAACCTTGCATTCTATCTTGATTTGGTAAAAGTAGCCCGAGAACATATTATTGCAGGTGATTTCTATGAATGGAAAAACGCTGTAGTACCGGTTCTTAGACAAAGACTGTAA
- a CDS encoding phosphatidylserine decarboxylase family protein: MKLHRESKGTITVATILFIILGALAIYFLEIWSLLIIMPLLVIYSLVFWFFRVPDRNILDHRENVIAPVDGKVVMIKEVEEDEFIKGKAIQVSIFMSPLNVHICRYPVSGEVIYKKYHPGKYLVAWHEKSSTENERTTVAVQTMTNHKVVFRQIAGYVARRIVFYCNEGDKAKAGHEFGFIKFGSRMDVFLPLDTEIICKIGDITKGGLDVIAKLKEN; the protein is encoded by the coding sequence ATGAAATTACATAGAGAATCAAAAGGAACGATTACCGTTGCGACCATACTTTTTATCATTCTGGGCGCTTTAGCAATTTATTTCCTTGAAATATGGTCCCTGCTGATCATTATGCCTTTGCTGGTTATTTACAGTTTAGTATTCTGGTTTTTCAGAGTTCCGGACCGTAATATTCTTGACCACAGAGAAAATGTGATCGCTCCGGTGGACGGAAAAGTGGTTATGATCAAAGAAGTGGAAGAGGATGAATTTATAAAAGGTAAAGCAATCCAGGTTTCTATTTTTATGTCTCCACTGAATGTTCACATCTGCAGATATCCGGTTTCAGGAGAAGTGATTTACAAAAAATACCACCCGGGAAAGTATCTGGTAGCATGGCATGAAAAATCTTCTACAGAGAATGAAAGAACTACCGTAGCAGTTCAGACGATGACCAATCACAAAGTAGTCTTCAGACAGATTGCGGGATATGTAGCAAGAAGAATTGTATTCTACTGTAATGAAGGAGATAAAGCCAAAGCCGGGCATGAGTTCGGATTTATTAAATTCGGTTCCAGAATGGATGTATTCCTGCCTTTGGATACTGAGATTATATGTAAGATCGGAGATATTACAAAAGGTGGTTTGGATGTGATTGCCAAACTGAAAGAAAACTAA
- a CDS encoding polyprenol monophosphomannose synthase gives MKKLVIIPTYNEKENIENIISAVFALEDDFHILVVDDSSPDGTAEVVKELQKKYPHYLHLSVRHVKDGLGKAYIHGFKWAIENKYDYIFEMDADFSHNPNDLPKLFDACRNADMAIGSRYSKGVNVVNWPMGRVLLSYFASKYVRFVLGLPIHDTTAGFVCFSRKVLEEIGLDNVKLKGYGFQIEMKFRAFKKGFRIVEVPIIFTNRILGESKMNGGIIHEAVFGVLNLKWKSLINRL, from the coding sequence ATGAAAAAACTCGTCATCATCCCGACCTATAACGAAAAGGAAAATATTGAAAATATTATTTCCGCAGTTTTTGCATTGGAAGACGACTTTCATATCTTAGTAGTAGATGATTCTTCTCCCGACGGAACAGCAGAAGTTGTGAAAGAATTGCAGAAGAAATATCCACATTATCTCCACTTGTCGGTAAGACATGTGAAAGATGGACTGGGAAAAGCTTATATTCATGGATTTAAATGGGCCATCGAAAATAAATATGATTATATTTTTGAGATGGATGCCGATTTTTCACACAATCCTAACGATCTGCCGAAACTTTTTGATGCCTGCAGAAATGCAGATATGGCCATTGGCTCCCGTTATTCAAAAGGAGTAAATGTAGTGAACTGGCCTATGGGAAGAGTATTGCTTTCTTACTTTGCCTCAAAATATGTAAGGTTTGTACTAGGCCTTCCAATTCATGATACTACAGCAGGATTTGTCTGCTTTTCAAGAAAAGTACTGGAAGAAATAGGATTGGATAACGTAAAACTGAAAGGATACGGATTCCAGATTGAAATGAAATTCAGAGCTTTTAAAAAAGGTTTCAGAATTGTAGAAGTTCCTATTATATTTACCAACAGGATTTTAGGAGAAAGTAAAATGAACGGCGGAATTATCCATGAAGCAGTTTTTGGAGTATTGAACTTAAAATGGAAATCACTCATCAACAGATTATGA
- a CDS encoding LUD domain-containing protein — protein sequence MNLFKRIVSKLTNQPEEEDKQSLEKLGDSLKNADLDYKFAQLFTHSGGFFNYCADEAEALQTLNQIIKIEGVHNLFCWDKELQNFLNVVKSSYTSELQPSNDAAFITCEYLIAYDGRIMLSHNNILHYHSSRLPDKIIIIANVSQIVNNLNDAMGKIKRNGNIKNLTSISGSQSKMDSSSNSNTKLFLLLLED from the coding sequence TTGAATTTATTCAAGAGGATTGTAAGCAAACTTACCAACCAGCCTGAAGAAGAGGACAAACAGAGCCTGGAGAAACTTGGGGATTCGCTGAAAAATGCGGATCTTGACTATAAGTTTGCGCAATTATTTACGCATTCGGGAGGATTTTTTAATTATTGTGCAGATGAAGCGGAAGCTCTACAAACTTTAAATCAAATTATTAAAATAGAAGGTGTTCACAACCTTTTCTGCTGGGATAAAGAACTTCAGAACTTTTTGAACGTTGTGAAGTCTTCATATACGTCAGAATTACAGCCATCTAATGACGCCGCATTCATCACCTGTGAATATCTCATTGCCTATGACGGCAGAATCATGCTTTCGCATAATAATATCCTGCATTATCATTCTTCAAGGCTTCCTGATAAAATTATCATCATTGCCAATGTTTCTCAGATTGTAAACAACCTGAATGATGCCATGGGTAAAATAAAAAGAAACGGAAATATCAAGAACCTTACTTCCATCAGCGGAAGCCAATCGAAAATGGATAGTTCTTCCAATTCCAATACAAAACTGTTTTTATTGCTGCTTGAAGATTAA
- a CDS encoding LptF/LptG family permease encodes MLKIVDRYIIKKYLGTFSFMLVLLSIVVLVIDVQQKIPRIENAKAIDPKLDLTYFLIHFYPFWIINLVVTFLSILVFISVIYFTSRMANNTEIVAIISSGASFHRFSKPYLVTSIFIGLIALVVYHMVLPWANIKKNELEAYTYNAANKEKILGTAPASSQLSKTEYIFVDSWNKREKRGSSFVYQKYDKDRKMTYELKASEVYWDKAKKQFVLNNYLEKTINKDNTEKLGNGIELRKNYGHSPEELFPNELLGQNKTTPELLKFIEREKERGNSNLNSYLNELHQRTSMPVSIIILTFLALSLSSQKKRGGLGVNLAIGISLAFIFVFSFEALKVVSENKSLSPAVAMWLPNMVFLPLTLYLYIKRANQ; translated from the coding sequence ATGCTTAAAATTGTAGACAGATATATCATTAAAAAATACCTTGGGACTTTCAGTTTCATGTTGGTATTATTGTCTATAGTCGTATTGGTAATCGATGTTCAGCAGAAGATTCCAAGGATAGAAAATGCCAAGGCCATTGATCCGAAATTGGATCTGACCTATTTCCTTATCCATTTTTATCCTTTCTGGATCATCAATCTTGTGGTGACTTTCCTTTCCATTCTGGTATTTATATCGGTAATTTATTTTACCTCCAGGATGGCAAATAATACTGAAATTGTTGCTATTATCAGTAGTGGAGCCAGTTTCCACAGGTTTTCCAAACCTTATCTGGTTACTTCCATTTTTATTGGATTGATCGCCCTTGTGGTGTACCATATGGTGCTGCCATGGGCCAATATCAAGAAAAATGAACTGGAAGCGTATACGTATAATGCAGCCAATAAAGAAAAGATTTTAGGAACAGCACCTGCTTCTTCACAGCTGAGTAAAACGGAGTATATCTTTGTCGATTCATGGAATAAAAGAGAAAAAAGAGGGTCGAGTTTTGTCTATCAGAAATATGATAAAGACAGAAAAATGACCTATGAGCTGAAGGCAAGTGAAGTGTATTGGGATAAAGCTAAAAAACAGTTTGTTTTAAATAACTATCTGGAAAAAACAATCAATAAAGACAATACCGAAAAACTCGGTAACGGAATAGAATTAAGGAAAAATTACGGGCATTCTCCGGAAGAACTTTTCCCGAATGAGCTTTTGGGACAAAATAAAACCACTCCGGAACTTTTGAAATTTATTGAAAGGGAAAAAGAAAGAGGAAACAGCAACCTGAACTCTTACCTGAATGAACTTCACCAGAGAACTTCCATGCCTGTTTCAATTATTATTCTGACATTTCTGGCGCTTTCCCTGTCATCACAGAAGAAAAGAGGAGGATTAGGAGTCAATCTAGCCATCGGTATTTCATTGGCCTTCATTTTCGTGTTTTCATTCGAAGCCTTAAAAGTGGTTTCGGAAAATAAAAGTTTGTCTCCGGCTGTAGCCATGTGGCTGCCTAATATGGTGTTTTTGCCGCTTACCCTTTATTTGTATATCAAGAGAGCCAATCAGTAA
- the rsfS gene encoding ribosome silencing factor → MNKTAEKQALIDKIVEAIQDVKGEDIMIFDLSNIENSVAETFVICSGNSNTQVAALAGSVEKKVRNELQDRPWHVEGTENAMWVLVDYVSVVVHIFQKQVREYYDIEELWGDAVITRIENE, encoded by the coding sequence ATGAATAAAACAGCAGAAAAACAAGCGTTAATAGATAAAATCGTTGAAGCTATCCAGGATGTAAAAGGAGAAGACATTATGATCTTTGATCTTTCAAACATCGAAAACTCAGTAGCAGAAACGTTCGTGATATGTAGTGGAAACTCAAATACACAGGTAGCTGCATTAGCGGGAAGTGTAGAGAAGAAAGTAAGAAACGAACTTCAGGACAGACCTTGGCACGTAGAAGGTACTGAAAATGCGATGTGGGTATTGGTGGATTACGTTTCAGTGGTGGTTCATATATTCCAGAAACAGGTACGTGAGTACTACGACATAGAAGAACTTTGGGGTGACGCAGTCATTACCAGAATTGAAAATGAATAA